In Oscarella lobularis chromosome 5, ooOscLobu1.1, whole genome shotgun sequence, the genomic window TGTCCTTCTGACGTTAAACCAATCGCAGGCTGCTTGTCTCTGATTATCCTTTCGGAACGCATTGAGGCGAGAAGCGAAGGCAGCGTAGGATGATCAAAAGAGATTCCACTGACACCAAAAAATGACAaatgcaaagaaacgaacgcGCTCCCCTTACCTCTGTTCCAAAACAGACGTGTGCTTTGAACTCAAGCCATACTGTTCTTGAACTCTACAGTAAGATAATGAAGCCCATATATGAACCAGTCCAGTTCACTCAAACTAACCCCGGCTTCAAAAGTGGCGTGCGTCTGGTGGCCGTATTACGAACGAAGTTAAAGCCAACCATTTCTGAATGCATTTGCAATTGGCCCCGATCCTGCACAGCTTGAGTATGCGTCGTTGCACTCCTATTtatctaaaaatcaaatgcATTCAAtgccaaaacgaaaaaaaaacgaagtctCACTTTAATTTGAGTCGCTCCTTTGTGCTTTTTCAACTTTTTCGAAACTTCGTCGGTGGGCTaaaatcatcatcatcaataAACAGGTCTGttataaacaaataaaatcGACCTTCCCCTCTTCTCTAGGAGCTATAATATTGATGTATCGCTCACGACACTAAAGCAAGGAGAAATAGCTAACGTTTGcgagaaaaacaaagcaCACTTGTCTTGGCGATCTGTAGACGTGCGTCTGAGCATTGACCATGTCGGCTACAAGATCCCAGTTGGGAGTGTGACCAAGAAACTCGGCCGTAAGTGTTAAATTTAATTCTTGTAGAGCAATGACGGCCTAAATTAGCAGGTTGCTTTTAACGGCGAAACGGAAAAGATAATGGAGAAATACTTGAAGCAAGGCCCAATCATCAGACACAAGCCAATCGGTGTCATCCTGACAAAAGATGACTAAATGCAAGAGGAAAATTGGACAAGCGTCATTTACCTGCACGTTGTCTCTGAGACCACCGTAACTGCTGCCAGTCTTCAGCTTCTGTTTCTTGGCAAACGGACCGAAAGCACCTTGGCGTTTTGTCTTGACGTCGGCATCAACTAGACGACGGAAAAACATGGATTCCGGAACGATGGGACGTTCCCTGACAAAATGACGCAAAACTTAGCAGCAATCAACGTCAAGTGAGACCCAAATGCGTACTTGAGTCCTTTGATTCCAGCCACTTCAACCTGTCTAGCCCTGTGACTTCCTTCTACAACTGACATGAAGAAATTTGCCCTACATTGCTTCGGTGCTAAGTACTATTACCAGTAAGATCgagcttctttttcttgtggATGTGaccgtcttcttcgcttctCCTACGCGCAACGTTGAAGTATGGTAGGAGATCAGAACGATTGTCATCGTTACTTTGGAACGTAAATGGGTGGAAGCTGGCTCTCGGTCATTATGTCATTGTGGTAGACCATAGCGAGAACAGGATCCGAATAGAATTCCGAGCTATCATCTACAGGTGGAGTAGGTGGAGCCCAAATCTTGAGTGAAGAGAGAGGCATTGAAAAACATAACGTGAATAACATTGTGACTCAATTACGGGCATCTCCTCTCCGGTGTCAAGTCTGACAAAGCactaaagagagaaaaaaataggtGAGATCTTCGTTATGACTCGAATTTCCACCAATTACATACCCCGCCCATATGGCAGCAATAGAGGCCTGTTCCGTTTTTTTTACGATTTTTGTACTGCAAGTGATGAATTCTGTATTGCAGATGCCGCCATGGCACGGAAACTCCCGTCCAACCATCATCACATGACACGCGCCTACATAGTGGTTACAATGCCCGCCACCCCCTCAAACAGGTCACATCAACGCAAAAACTAGAGCTCGTTTCTCTGTATAGATGGTTTAGGAGCCGGTGCAAGGCGCCATCCAAAATACAAAATCACATGCACGTTTGcgcaaaaaacgaaaatcaagGAATATCTATTGCTTCCATATTCATATCCTCATGCAGTTCCTTATTAAAACTacaacgaattttttcatctACTATCTACCGTCCCGGTGGCCCCTTTGTCGTTGCCGGGAGAGAGCCCAGCGGCACAGACGTCACTTTAAGAACAACATTCGGCGGCAAATTCAAAATGGTTCTATTAATTGCTTGCCCATTAGGTCCGACCGTCAACAATACATAAGGAACGCTACTTACGGTCGCCGGTTTACTCGACGCTGGCAAAAGGGGCCGACCCATTGCAACGGTTCCCGGAACCGAAATCAAGGGCTTAGACTGACTAGTAGAAGTAGTAGTAGAAGTAGTAACTGTCGTTGAAGAAACTATGGGCACAATGACGGGCGTAGCCGttgccaacgacgacgacgacgggacggGGACGGAGACAGGGACGGGAACGGCGGGAACGGAAATAGACTGAGCGGCGAGTTGTTTAAGCTTTGGGCCGATGGGAGAAATCTGTACTCGACACGGACGAATAGACTTTAGAGGAGTGGTAGGGGCGACGGGTGACGAAACTTGTACCTCAATTTCCTTGTTGCCGcccttctttttcgcttGCGACGTTGTCTTCTTTAggcttgacgacgacgacgacaacgacgacgatcgcgtggTTCGCGTTGAGCCGCGccctttctttccttccaAACTCACAGTAACGGCATCGTCACCAGGCCGATAGTCGAGATCGTATAATGACGTATCAGCCGCTTTCCGTTTTCGCCCCCGTCCCTCGCTAGCGTTCTTGCGGATTGGCTTATCTACTGCTAGTGCCGCTGGTTCAACCGGAGAGGCAACGATAGAGGGCGCcaccgccgctgccgccgcgaTTTGGCTCTCTCCCTTAGGtgtactactactactactggCGCCTACGctacttttcttcttctgcttcttagTCTTCTTCACCTTGTTTGCGACGTCTTCTCGAACGTAAGTGAgcagaaattcttcttcctcttccttctgtTCCTCCGCCTGTTTTAGCGCTTGCAAGTGACTCAATTCCCAATTCTTCTTGTTGATCTCAACACGATCCTAAAACCGAAACGGCAGACAGtaaaacgagaagaagaaacgcgacAATTTCCACGCACTTCGGCTGCCTTCAATTCCCAGTCCATATACTCAGCCATAGACGCTTCCATATAGTGAACAGCATAGCGTTCAACGGAACTCAACTACGCACATTGTTCACTTTTCACGAACCCTATGTCTAATGAAATCTTTACCTGACTCTCCAATTCCGTTAACTCCTGTTCCGTCTTTGAGACTTCCAGTTGAGCCTCAGCGCCGCCAGTCACCGATTCTCTCTAGAAACAAAGCCGTTTCAAGCTCTCTATTGCAACATTGAGTAAAAAATACCAAGTGCTCCTCTCCAGTTTCACTAAACTCCGCAAGCTCAGCTATTTGCTCCGCCTTCGCTTGATGCGCCGCTGTCACGTCGGCTTCATCTTCAGCATTAGCCAGAGTCTGAGAGAATAGAGTCCTCTTCCATACACGAGATAAGGATACGAAAATTGGACCTCTTCCAGCTGCTTCTCCGTCATTGACGCCATTTCTTCGGCTGGCGGAGaatcctcttcctcttcctctttctccttttcttttttcccttcCGCtccttcgtcatcgtccatAACGAAAATTTCCCTGATGTCTCGCTAAATTACAACCCATCTTGCAGCTGATACGAAGTGAATGCTATAAATTCTCAcatttttgaagaagtctGTGGTAAAGCTTCCGCCCTCGATCGCCACATCGCCAAGCAAACGCTTCTGCTTTGCTTTCTTTAGAATATTTTCCTCGACGGTGTGTTCACTGATGAGTCTAAAGCAGCATTACTCTTACACTGAATTTACAACCCACGAAAGCAATTATTATTCAACTAACACTTAGCCGAAATTGCAACCATTTAGTATTAATTTAAAAGTACGCTTTAGTTTCTTGCCTGTATATGTGAACGTCTCTCGTTTGCCCTATACGATGACACCTATCCTGAGCTTGAGCATCCATTGTCGGGTTCTTTTATGAGACAATAGCATAACAACGCACACTTTCCCTCTTAAATACTCACCCAGTCACTGTCATAAAATACAACCGTGTCTGCTCCGGTTAGATTGACACCAAGGCCGCCAGAGCGAGTGGATAGAATGAAGCAGAAGATCCGTTTATCCGCATTGAAACGGTCCATCAATTGCTAAGACAAAAATGCATCAAAACTCCGGACGCATTTTTATCTTTTCCACTACCTGTCTCCTATCTACTCTCGTCGCTCCGTCAAGACGCAGATACGCGTGGCCGTGATAATTTAAAAAGGCTTCGAGAATGTCAAGCATGCGGGTCATTTGAGTAAATATCAGCACTCTGGACGAGAGGTTTAAACGACATTCATACGACTTTGTAGTAGAAAAATTACCTGTGCGTGTTCTTCTTCAAGTCTCTCAACAGCATATCCAATGTCTGCAGCTTCCCTGATGAAAAAATCAAGCCAAATCTCACTTTTCTGTGTACAAATATACCACAATCATATTGAATGAGTCGGGTTTCCGGAAACTGCAgctgaaacgacgtcgcaacgGGATGCAAAAGATCCGGCACGTCGGCcactttcttttcaagcTGCGCGGTAAACACCGCTTCTTTTCTCATCAGCGACGGAGCAACGTGAGATGCATGAAGCCGAATAGGCAAGCAAGTAGCAGGAGGAACATACATTAGAAATCTAGAAAGAATCGCTCGGAACGTGCCTCTAATCATAGTTCCGTGTTCACCTCTGAAATATTCCATCCAATTGGGCTGTTCTATCAGAAGGATTTTTCAGGAGTTGCTCCAAGAGACGAGAGGAGTCCGACCAGTGAGACGTCCCCTTCATTGCCAGCAGACAGGCCTGGTAACTTTTCGGAACAACGCCGGACGACTGATCACCGACGCGAATTTCAAACGCTGCCCGAGTGTCAATGCCATACATGGGAAACCGCGCGCAGCGACGCGTGTTCAATCGGTGTATGTAATCCTGCTTGTCTTCAAGCATTTTCTGCTTGCGAGCGACTAGATCAGGCTATCACAAAGACCAACACTCTATCAATTACGGTAATTGAATATCAAACGAGGGCCCCAACGTGCTAGTTCCCTCAAACAAGCAAATGCCGAGCGCTGAGTGAGCTACTGTCCCAGACCTCTCAAATTTTTACATTTTTCTTACCATTATTAGAGACTGGACAGCCCTTTCGTCCGCTTGCGCTGATCCCACGGTTGAAGCGCGCGTTGAATAAGTGTTTGACCTCCCTGAACTGACGTGATTCACAGCCGTCCCAGCGTCATTGGACGCTTGTGGAGAGTCCAAGCTGCGACTGGTTGGCGACGTAGCAAAGGCGGCTGATACACTGCCAGGCATTGAATTCACTTCTGGTGGATCTGCAGAGGGCGACAGGCTGAAAACCGTCGAAGTCAATTCGACTATTAGCTTCTTGGGCGTTTGAAGCCCGTGCGCTCGATGGGAGGAGAATTTGTCCATGTGAAATTCGAAATCAACCAAGGACACGTTCAGGTAAGGAAGATCCGGAATCTATTGAAATAAAGAGCGCGTTCTTGACAGACAGAAACTAGGTACGCGATTTTTTCGGCTACTTCTAACGGATCTTTTTCTAGCGCGTTGACGACTAATGACGCTGTGTAATAGACTATTTCATTCATGATGAATGGGGATATTGTTGGCCTCGTTTCGAACAAATCAGGATGATTGCAAACCTTCAACCCAAATGATCCCCTATCAAACCCTGCATCAGCTGGAATCGATCTCACCTTTCTCAGCTGCATCAAAATATTGATAACACTCAAAAAATTACCTGATGCCAAAGTCTCTTTAGTCCTATaccaaacaaaaaaaaattatataaaTGGATCCCACGTGAAAATTAAATCTCTCTGTACTTTGTTCTTGACATGAAGTCGTCATAGAGAAAGCGCTGTCGTTTCGACAGCCTACATTTCACTACGTGTTCATATTTCTGTGGAAGCTGCTTCTCCACTTCACACTTAAGCCTTCTAAGCAAGAAAGGCCGCAAAACCTAAATCGCATACATAATCAAACACCTCACCCAAGTACTGATTCAATTTTCTACCTTATGCAGTCGTCTGACAATTGATTCGTTGTATTCTTGGCTGCCTTCTATCATGCCTGTAAGTGGATTGGAGAACCACTCCTTGAATTCTTGATGTGACGAGAATATGTGTGGCATGAGAAAATGCATGAGAGACCAGAGTTCCATTAGATTGTTCTGGAGCGGCGTTCCGGTGagaagaaggcgacgttGACTGTTGAAATTCAACAGGGTCTGCCATCTCTGAGACTGAAAATTTTTAATGTGCTGAGCCTGggagaaaaagcgttttaTAAAACGAATTCAAAACTCATATATCACAACGCACTTCGTCTAGAATAAAATATTTCCatttttttcgacgaaacaCGTGCTGATCTTGCACAACCAATTTGTAGGACGTAATGCAAACGTGAAACGTGTTCGCCTTAGTCCAACCCTAATCAGAATAGCGTCAACTGTACTCAATGTCAATGCCAAGGTAACTGGGCAGTGTAGTATAACATTAGCCAGTGAATAAAGACAATTATTTTCTGTTACGAGGATTAAGTACCAGGCCAGTTACGGAAGACCACTGCATGGGAACTCTGCCTCGTTTATGTGCATATACACTTATCTGGGAGAACGACGAATGTATTCCCCTACCTGTCGTTTCTGTTTCCGATCCTTAGGTGATCCCCAATAAGTGAGCAACTTAAAGGCGGGACACCACTTCTTCAATTCTATTTCCCAATTCAAGATGACGCTCGTGGGAACGACGATCAGGTGGGGACCCCACGTTGCTCGTTCACAGGCTAGATAAGCCAACAGAGCAATCGTCTGTATCGTCTTTCCCAAGCCCATTTCGTCGGCGAGGATTCCGTTCAGACATTTATCGTGCATCGTCACCAGCCAATCTAATCCGATGTGTTGATACTCACGAAGTTTGTGCTTCAATAGGAACGGAACTGGAGTGTTGACCGTTGTACTTTCGAGAGTATAGCCGCGAGGCTGGAGCATCTCCGCCTCAGCTGCTACATTGCTCAACTGAGTAGGGCCAGTTTCCTGAAATAAAAGAATTTGGAAATCAATACATTGCAGGagcagggttctgcccacatggGCCGGCCCCAACCCTCTCTTGCCTATCACTGACCCAtactactaaaacgttatgaCAGCCCAtagcttgcaataattactgCCGGATACATCGTCCAAAGACAATTataaaaattgtctcaggacaattATAAAAAatgtcccaagacaattttaaaaatgctCCAAGGCAATTTTAAGAATCGTCCAAGACAGGATTTTAAgaccattttaaaattgtctttgacgatttttgaaattgtctcggaccattttaaaattgcgtaTTATATCTATCCTTCCAgaccttcttcccacactgaaaaaattctcggcagaaccatgcaggaggaggagataGCATGTCTTACTTCTTCCAACAGTTGTTCTAGGCCTGAGACTcccgtttcttcttcttcttcgttatcctcctcttcctcttcctcttcttcttcactaCTTGCTACACTTACGACAGTATCGGATAACGTCCCATATTTACTCCTCAATTCCTCAATAGGCATTTCCCCTTATTCAATTAAAACGTTTCCCCCTTGCATAGCAATGATTTAACCATTTGCTTACCCTCCATCTGCAGTTCCTCTAATTCTCGCTCATAGTCAACGTCACCTTcgactttctcttcttgctcCATCGTTTCCTCGTCATCCTGGCTCTCCATTTCGTCGCTCACGGTGAATTCTGCAAggtcttcctcctcttcttcttctatcaCGTTGACGTCTGATGAGGCTTCTAGCTGACGTCGAATCTCTTCAATATCAATGTCAGCTTCTTTCTGAAGCAGTTCTATCTCCTTATCATGAGCCAGTATctcctaaaaacaaaaaaatgtacCTTTAATGACAGTGCAACATCACACTATAAGTGAATGTACAGAGGGTTAAAGGAGCGCTCTATAGGCCAAAGGAAATTACATAAAAACACCGTGCATTTCTTCCATATGTATTGGATTTTGGCCACTGAACAAGAATAGTAACGCAGAGGCATACCTCATTAGGAGCTgcagcttcttcttcctcaatAGTGGCTTCATCATCCTCAGCATTGCTGTCGCCCTCACTAAACGCAATTTCACCGTCTCCTATACAAATTGAACCATCACCGTCATCATCAATCTCCTAGAATATCCCAAAGCCCACCGTTTTCATCATCACAAACAGATACGTCTCGAGACAAGGATCCCGACGACGGAGCAATAGACGAAGCCTGAGCCCCAGCTGAAATTCCTTCGGCCAGCCAACTCGAATACTTCTCTGTTTGATCAACAATGAAACTCAAGTGCATGTTCAACGCTTTGGCTCGTTTTTCAGCAAGCCGACTCGTCTGCTTGTATCGAACGATCTACGGGACACAAACCCCtatgaaatagaaaaaaataataggAGAAGAGCACGTTACCTTTTCAATATTGATCCAAAATTGTCTCACGTCCCTTGCAATACCATTAGCAATTCGTCTCATTCTCGATGACTCGTCTTTCTCTGCCTTCTGTTCTTTCTGCAACTTTTGCGAATACTGTTTGGCCGCGGCGTGAGACAACTACAAACCCAGCGATGTCATCttagagaaggagaagcacACCAGCAGCTCATTCTATTTACCCTTCTAGCAGCCGCCTTCTTCCATCGTCTCTCCTGCGCAAAATCCGTTGCCAACCACTGCATTTCCTCTATCAAATAATCCCAATGCGACTTCCTCTTGAGCGGCTCGTGCACTTTCGGCAGCCGCTTCACCGACCACAATCCCTCGCGAGTCAGCTCCGCGACGCGCTTCAATACGGTCGCCTCCCGTTTCGCCTGCAGTGCCATCTGTTCCTGAGGATTCACTGCCACTGGTTGAGGACGAGACTCGTCCATTCGCTCTTCAGTCGTCGATGCAGCGGCGCTCGTTGCCACGGCAACCGTTTCCGTTGATTGCGCTTGCGCTTGCGAAGTCGGCGATTCTAAGTCGggttttttccttttcgcttcgtttccgccgtttccggcggcggcgagagtCGTCaggtcttcgtcgtcgagacgattgTCGGCCATGAAGTTGTCGAGCGCCTTGTTggggcgacgacgtcgccacgtCGCGAGATCCATCATGTTGGCGCCCGtttggagaaagaagagctctTGGAGCTGTTCGTTGTACTGGTCGCGCACTTTCGTCATCTTTTGGACCTTTTGATCGATTACGCGGCCTCgcagcgtcgtttttcgatcgtcttgctcgtcgttcatcTTTCCTGATACGGGATTTCCTAGGCGTTTACACTGTGGCTCCACATCCGAGAAAATCTAAGCGATCGGGTCGCGCGCGACCATCGTACAgagtcgacgagcgtcgttcGATCAAGCGGTACCTTGTCCGATCGTAGGAAAGCGACGCGTCAAGTGAGAACGAAGGCGTTCGTACGCGTCCTTTCGACGAGGCGAGAAAAGCGGCAGTACGCATGCCCGACCCGccgaataaataaaaaacactAATCTTTCGCCATTCTTGCTACGTTTTTTCCTTATAAATCCAAGCAGGCTTTTTGAACAGCGATTTCTCGtcaaccgtcgtcgtctcgcctaATAATAGTTCCATATCCTTCGTCCATCCGGCCAATTCGATCAACTTCTTCACTGATTCGGTGATATCTCCGGGACAGACGACGTCGGTGGGACGTCTCATTCTCTTAGTGAACGGTTCCACCACGTCGCGATTGAATAAAACGCGCGGCGTGCTAAATCTCACGTCATTTACCAAACCCGAAAACGGTTCcaccttagaaaaaaaacgtgctCTAATAATTACCACGATCTAAATTACCACGATGTAAAATTACCACAATGTAAAAATACCATGATGTAAAATTACaacgatttaattaaaattaccATGATTTAAAATTAGCACAATGTAAAATTACCACAATGTAATATTACCACGATTTAAAATTACCACAAATTAAATTTACGCACTAACGCTAAACTATTTACCTCGAGAGACGTTCCCATGACAAGAAGTAGATCGCAGTTCATGAagtctcttcttttcaaCGAATAAAATCGAGGGGGCAAGTCTTCTCCAAAGAATACGATATCCGGCTTACAGACTCCCTTGGGGGAAGAATATAACGATATCACGTCCTTGTTGTACATGTAGTAGGCGTACCCTTTTTAAACAGTCACAGCGAGGAATTTTGTCTTCAATGATGAGTCGCTACACATAGAAATAAATCTTTGATCTCAAATTGTGTTGTGAATATTATTCACCTTCACTCTGGTTGGATCCTGCATTCTACTACAACGTACACATGAGGCTGTTGCAAATGTTCCGTGAGCTTCAACCAATTTTGATCCACTCACGCCAGCCACTAAAGCAAGGTATAGACTCTAGATTTTAGCATGCATTATTTCCCCCACTTCTTTCCAAGCCATCTATGTTTTGTGTCCAATTTCTGAGCAAAACGCCTTTGTTCTCCAACAATTTTAAGAAAAAATGTACGTAGTTAGGCTTAAAATTTCCCGGGTAGAGTTCTTTGGCCAAGCAGAAAAACGGTTTGGGATTAATGTGAAAATAATCGATATCAAATATTGCAGTAGGATAAGGTATCTTATACTTCTTCAAATTATCATAAAGCCCCGTTCCAGGTGTCCTAAAAACGCTGTAAGAAAATAATCGACAAACGACGACCTAGAAAATGTACCGAAAATCCGGAATTCCACTAGACGTACTAATTCCCGCTCCAGCCATAATAACAATATTTCGAAATCGCTCCTGTCGAAGCAAACAAGCTATGTCTTCCAATGTTGGATTCGGAGGCAATCTCCCACCGCGACTCGAACTCGAATAAAGTTGACGGGATTTCGATCTCGCACTGGCGACGGTCGAtcgagccgccgccgcgcccACCCGCATATCACTGAATGCCTTTGTTAGGGACTGAATTTTTCTGTCGGAACGATGAGGGAAGGCTGCTGTCGACGCTCGTATAGAATTTGTTCGGTTTTTGGCGACGGGAGGAAGCGCCGGCGTGGCGTCGCCACGAAGAGATGTTAGATCGCTTTTGAATCGAGACATACGTGCTAATCTCGGCCGCGTTAAACCTAAACGCATCGAATGCTAAGccgaaaaacaaaaaaacaacacgCAAAGAGCCCGTAGGTACGCGCACAGCTCCCGTACGCCAAAAGTGTTGAAAAGCGTTCACATTGAATGGAGGGCGACGGGCTGAAAAAAGGCTCGTCAACGATCGTCGCGAGCAAGAAAAACGCATCAGCgccaaagacgtcaaagccGAGCGGCGAAAACAAGCACGGGAACCAAAAACGAAAgcctccgccgccggcgacgtcgacgccgtccgcCGACGCCAAAAATCTCGGCCGATCGTCGCGAGACAGTCCCGTATCGGGCAGACGCAGTCcgaagccgtcgtcgcgacgaagcaAGGGAAACGGCAAAACAAGCGCAGGCAAgttctcatttttttttcgtgcgCGAAGTGACGTAACATTGACGCAGTGACGTCCACGAGTgcaaacgaaaagaaatcgcaACAGTCaaaaagagcgacgacgacgacgacgacggataACGAAGCCGTCGAAGAGCCGAAATCGTCCTCTTTTCGAATGTCTTACACGTCGGTAAGAGGAAAGGGGGCGGGGGTGTTTTCGTCTACGTATACGTCGCgtctaattaataattaattaattgattgattaggAGGAACTGTTGAAGTTGGGTGATTCCGACTTGGCAAAGGTGAAGCCGTCCTATTTGGATCCGAAATTTGAAGTGTAGGTAGTTGAAATTCTTTTGAGatgtatttttatttggaATTTTTAGAACTGGTGTGTGGAATTTGGACGCGTGGATGCAGTCGCTGAGTGTAAACTCTGATGCAAGTCCCGAAACAGGTGAGATATTATATTCGAAGTATTTTGTccaatgttttttttttaaatttcaGACACATTTAAGAGCTTTTCCGAGTCGGTCTCGTTGGCTCCTCGATCTGTCGGCACTGGTTTCACGTGCTCAAAGACGAGCGACAAAAAACCGGAATCGTCCACTTTGACTATGGAATTCAGACCAAGAAACGACCAAGGAAAGGGATGGAGGTCATCATCCAAGGATGACTGGAGACGTGGCAATAAGGATGGAAAGAAGAGTCGTGACGGAAAATTTAAGGTCTCTTGTCGTGAAGAGAGAAGTGGGGTGGGgtcctttttttctattgggTTTCGCGCAGATCTTGGGCGAGGAGAGCTATGGTGGCagggaggaagaagaagaagagcccGAGTGGATGACGTTTGCGCCGACAAGTCAGATGGAGTTTATCGAATTGAAgggattcgacgacgatgaagataGGCATAAACATGACGCAGAAGCGGGCgaaaaggacgaagacggttAGTTGCTTTGGTCGAGTGTGAAAGGACGCGTCTACTATCTCTCTTCACTTCAGATGGGGCCGCTTTGAACGAGCGTTCTGCTACTGGCAAGACCGATTTTAATTTGGACGACTTTTTCAAGTCGGATGGAGGACAGAACGTAAGAGAAATGCACAGTAGTAGTG contains:
- the LOC136187541 gene encoding helicase domino-like isoform X3, giving the protein MNDEQDDRKTTLRGRVIDQKVQKMTKVRDQYNEQLQELFFLQTGANMMDLATWRRRRPNKALDNFMADNRLDDEDLTTLAAAGNGGNEAKRKKPDLESPTSQAQAQSTETVAVATSAAASTTEERMDESRPQPVAVNPQEQMALQAKREATVLKRVAELTREGLWSVKRLPKVHEPLKRKSHWDYLIEEMQWLATDFAQERRWKKAAARRLSHAAAKQYSQKLQKEQKAEKDESSRMRRIANGIARDVRQFWINIEKIVRYKQTSRLAEKRAKALNMHLSFIVDQTEKYSSWLAEGISAGAQASSIAPSSGSLSRDVSVCDDENGDGEIAFSEGDSNAEDDEATIEEEEAAAPNEEILAHDKEIELLQKEADIDIEEIRRQLEASSDVNVIEEEEEEDLAEFTVSDEMESQDDEETMEQEEKVEGDVDYERELEELQMEGEMPIEELRSKYGTLSDTVVSVASSEEEEEEEEEDNEEEEETGVSGLEQLLEEETGPTQLSNVAAEAEMLQPRGYTLESTTVNTPVPFLLKHKLREYQHIGLDWLVTMHDKCLNGILADEMGLGKTIQTIALLAYLACERATWGPHLIVVPTSVILNWEIELKKWCPAFKLLTYWGSPKDRKQKRQGWTKANTFHVCITSYKLVVQDQHVFRRKKWKYFILDEAQHIKNFQSQRWQTLLNFNSQRRLLLTGTPLQNNLMELWSLMHFLMPHIFSSHQEFKEWFSNPLTGMIEGSQEYNESIVRRLHKVLRPFLLRRLKCEVEKQLPQKYEHVVKCRLSKRQRFLYDDFMSRTKTKETLASGNFLSVINILMQLRKVCNHPDLFETRPTISPFIMNEIVYYTASLVVNALEKDPLEIPDLPYLNVSLVDFEFHMDKFSSHRAHGLQTPKKLIVELTSTVFSLSPSADPPEVNSMPGSVSAAFATSPTSRSLDSPQASNDAGTAVNHVSSGRSNTYSTRASTVGSAQADERAVQSLIMPDLVARKQKMLEDKQDYIHRLNTRRCARFPMYGIDTRAAFEIRVGDQSSGVVPKSYQACLLAMKGTSHWSDSSRLLEQLLKNPSDRTAQLDGIFQRFLMYVPPATCLPIRLHASHVAPSLMRKEAVFTAQLEKKVADVPDLLHPVATSFQLQFPETRLIQYDCGKLQTLDMLLRDLKKNTHRVLIFTQMTRMLDILEAFLNYHGHAYLRLDGATRVDRRQQLMDRFNADKRIFCFILSTRSGGLGVNLTGADTVVFYDSDWNPTMDAQAQDRCHRIGQTRDVHIYRLISEHTVEENILKKAKQKRLLGDVAIEGGSFTTDFFKNRDIREIFVMDDDEGAEGKKEKEKEEEEEDSPPAEEMASMTEKQLEETLANAEDEADVTAAHQAKAEQIAELAEFSETGEEHLRESVTGGAEAQLEVSKTEQELTELESQLSSVERYAVHYMEASMAEYMDWELKAAEDRVEINKKNWELSHLQALKQAEEQKEEEEEFLLTYVREDVANKCFVRLDTGEEMPIWAPPTPPVDDSSEFYSDPVLAMVYHNDIMTESQLPPIYVPKRSEEDGHIHKKKKLDLTEGSHRARQVEVAGIKGLKERPIVPESMFFRRLVDADVKTKRQGAFGPFAKKQKLKTGSSYGGLRDNVQDDTDWLVSDDWALLQAVIALQELNLTLTAEFLGHTPNWDLVADMVNAQTHVYRSPRQCRERYINIIAPREEGKPTDEVSKKLKKHKGATQIKINRSATTHTQAVQDRGQLQMHSEMVGFNFVRNTATRRTPLLKPGVQEQYGLSSKHTSVLEQSGISFDHPTLPSLLASMRSERIIRDKQPAIGLTSEGQQDQQQDQQTQQQPQQPQEPPQQPPQSQSQPQQPPQPQPQQPQQPQQQQQPITYSIRAAVPNQLSKMAPATRLATLPVQAQGLPQSSSAASAVATIVPAQAQAASGSVTSAMAAAVVTSIQQQQRGGAFVPQKMPVPAQVAQGQQASAATVSLGKIKLPQQQQVQRFQQVSSGVASPSQALLTQVLSPQLSSTSSVIVPIATTPLSTSQQVRIARSPLGIGGMGGRRQLSAQDVALLRRFHEQQQQQQARLQQQQKQQQQQQQQQQRQRQQTPPQQQQQQQQQQQQSTSQVRPQQPLPPQQQQHQQQPLKLQPSLSTSQPIQTLQQVVTQAAAVQQLQRFVAPTAQVVSQQQQQQQQAAAVAAAAAAAQLRTQHRQTPSPSPTQSKPGMPGRPASVPPPSQVLSPMDDSFTGHRPPQVTQTTVYRPQQQPQPQQTPQQRAQVPQQRKIVASFHPLQQQQQQQQTVTVSAANVQSLGHPGTPAQADLQGGRITPLSDSIESRPRPTQTPTPPLQSPGLSERSQTPLSQPQPQQQQPQQPQQQQQQTISTRQATHGMRLRQSHPSRSS